One window from the genome of Nomascus leucogenys isolate Asia chromosome 12, Asia_NLE_v1, whole genome shotgun sequence encodes:
- the ATP8B2 gene encoding phospholipid-transporting ATPase ID isoform X5, which yields MLTDDMTEVFIVTGRTVLEVREELRKAREKMMDSSRSVGNGFTYQEKLSSSKLTSVLEAIAGEYALVINGHSLAHALEADMELEFLETACACKAVICCRVTPLQKAQVVELVKKYKKAVTLAIGDGANDVSMIKTAHIGVGISGQEGIQAVLASDYSFSQFKFLQRLLLVHGRWSYLRMCKFLCYFFYKNFAFTMVHFWFGFFCGFSAQTVYDQYFITLYNIVYTSLPVLAMGVFDQDVPEQRSMEYPKLYEPGQLNLLFNKREFFICIAQGIYTSVLMFFIPYGVFADATRDDGTQLADYQSFAVTVATSLVIVVSVQIGLDTGYWTAINHFFIWGSLAVYFAILFAMHSNGLFDMFPNQFRFVGNAQNTLAQPTVWLTIVLTTVVCIMPVVAFRFLRLNLKPDLSDTVRYTQLVRKKQKAQHRCMRRVGRTGSRRSGYAFSHQEGFGELIMSGKNMRLSSLALSSFTTRSSSSWIESLRRKKSDSASSPSGGADKPLKG from the exons ATGCTGACAGACGACATGACCGAGGTTTTCATAGTCACTGGCCGTACTGTCCTGGAGGTGCGGGAGGAGCTCAG GAAAGCCCGGGAGAAGATGATGGACTCATCCCGCTCCGTAGGCAACGGCTTCACCTACCAGGAGAAGCTTTCTTCTTCCAAGCTAACTTCTGTCCTGGAGGCCATTGCTGGGGAGTACGCCCTGGTCATCAATGGTCACAGCCTG GCCCACGCACTGGAGGCAGACATGGAGCTGGAGTTTCTGGAGACAGCGTGTGCCTGCAAAGCTGTCATCTGCTGCCGGGTGACCCCCTTGCAGAAGGCACAGGTGGTAGAACTGGTCAAGAAGTACAAGAAGGCTGTGACGCTTGCCATTGGAGACGGAGCCAATGATGTCAGCATGATCAAAA CCGCTCACATTGGTGTGGGGATCAGTGGGCAGGAAGGGATCCAGGCTGTCTTGGCCTCCGATTACTCCTTCTCCCAGTTCAAGTTCCTGCAGCGCCTCCTGCTGGTGCATGGGCGCTGGTCCTACCTGCGAATGTGCAAGTTTCTTTGCTATTTCTTCTACAAAAACTTTGCTTTCACCATGGTCCACTTCTGGTTTGGCTTCTTCTGCGGCTTCTCAGCCCAG ACCGTCTATGACCAGTATTTCATCACCCTGTATAACATCGTGTACACCTCCCTGCCAGTCCTGGCTATGGGGGTCTTTGATCAG GATGTCCCCGAGCAGCGGAGCATGGAGTACCCTAAGCTATATGAGCCGGGCCAGCTGAACCTTCTCTTCAACAAGCGGGAGTTCTTCATCTGCATCGCCCAGGGCATCTACACCTCCGTACTCATGTTCTTCATTCCCTACGGGGTGTTTGCCGATGCCACCCGGGATGATGGCACTCAGCTGGCTGACTACCAGTCCTTTGCAGTCACTGTGGCCACATCCTTGGTCATTGTGGTTAGCGTGCAG ATTGGGCTGGACACAGGCTACTGGACGGCCATCAACCACTTCTTCATCTGGGGCAGCCTTGCTGTTTACTTTGCCATCCTCTTTGCCATGCACAGCAATGGGCTCTTCGACATGTTTCCCAACCAGTTCCGGTTTGTGG GGAATGCCCAGAACACCTTGGCCCAGCCCACGGTGTGGCTGACCATTGTGCTCACCACGGTCGTCTGCATCATGCCGGTGGTTGCCTTTCGATTCCTCAGGCTCAACCTGAAGCCGGATCTCTCCGACACG GTCCGCTACACGCAGCTCGTGAGGAAGAAGCAGAAGGCCCAGCACCGCTGCATGCGGCGGGTTGGCCGCACAGGCTCCCGGCGCTCCGGCTATGCCTTCTCCCACCAGGAGGGCTTCGGGGAGCTCATCATGTCTGGCAAGAACATGCGGCTGAGCTCTCTCGCGCTCTCCAGCTTCACCACCCGCTCCAGCTCCAGCTGGATTGAGAGCCTGCGCAGGAAGAAGAGTGACAGTGCCAGTAGCCCCAGTGGTGGTGCCGACAAGCCCCTCAAGGGCTGA
- the ATP8B2 gene encoding phospholipid-transporting ATPase ID isoform X3, with translation MNVCVGDIIKLENNQFVAADLLLLSSSEPHGLCYIETAELDGETNMKVRQAIPVTSELGDINKLAKFDGEVICEPPNNKLDKFSGTLYWKENKFPLSNQNMLLRGCVLRNTEWCFGLVIFAGPDTKLMQNSGRTKFKRTSIDRLMNTLVLWIFGFLICMGVILAIGNAIWEHEVGTRFQVYLPWDEAVDSAFFSGFLSFWSYIIILNTVVPISLYVSVEVIRLGHSYFINWDKKMFCMKKRTPAEARTTTLNEELGQVEYIFSDKTGTLTQNIMFFNKCSINGRSYGDVFDVLGHKAELGERPESVDFSFNPLADKKFLFWDPSLLEAVKIGDPHTHEFFRLLSLCHTVMSEEKNEGELYYKAQSPDEGALVTAARNFGFVFRSRTPKTITVHEMGTAITYQLLAILDFNNIRKRMSVIVRNPEGKIRLYCKGADTILLDRLHHSTQELLNTTMDHLNEYAGEGLRTLVLAYKDLDEEYYEEWAERRLQASLAQDSREDRLASIYEEVENNMMLLGATAIEDKLQQGVPETIALLTLANIKIWVLTGDKQETAVNIGYSCKMLTDDMTEVFIVTGRTVLEVREELRKAREKMMDSSRSVGNGFTYQEKLSSSKLTSVLEAIAGEYALVINGHSLAHALEADMELEFLETACACKAVICCRVTPLQKAQVVELVKKYKKAVTLAIGDGANDVSMIKTAHIGVGISGQEGIQAVLASDYSFSQFKFLQRLLLVHGRWSYLRMCKFLCYFFYKNFAFTMVHFWFGFFCGFSAQTVYDQYFITLYNIVYTSLPVLAMGVFDQDVPEQRSMEYPKLYEPGQLNLLFNKREFFICIAQGIYTSVLMFFIPYGVFADATRDDGTQLADYQSFAVTVATSLVIVVSVQIGLDTGYWTAINHFFIWGSLAVYFAILFAMHSNGLFDMFPNQFRFVGNAQNTLAQPTVWLTIVLTTVVCIMPVVAFRFLRLNLKPDLSDTVRYTQLVRKKQKAQHRCMRRVGRTGSRRSGYAFSHQEGFGELIMSGKNMRLSSLALSSFTTRSSSSWIESLRRKKSDSASSPSGGADKPLKG, from the exons TAGAGACAGCAGAACTTGATGG CGAGACCAACATGAAAGTACGTCAGGCAATTCCAGTCACCTCAGAATTGGGAGACATCAATAAGCTTGCCAAGTTTGATG GTGAAGTGATCTGTGAACCTCCCAACAACAAACTAGACAAATTCAGCGGAACCCTCTACTGGAAGGAAAACAAGTTCCCCCTGAGCAACCAGAACATGCTGCTGCGGGGCTGTGTGCTGCGAAACACCGAGTGGTGCTTCGGGCTGGTCATCTTTGCAG GTCCCGACACTAAGCTGATGCAAAACAGCGGCAGAACAAAGTTCAAAAGAACGAGTATTGATCGCCTAATGAATACCCTGGTGCTCTGG ATTTTTGGATTCCTGATTTGCATGGGGGTGATCCTGGCCATTGGCAATGCCATCTGGGAGCATGAGGTGGGGACGCGCTTCCAGGTCTACCTGCCGTGGGATGAGGCAGTGGACAGTGCCTTCTTCTCTGGCTTCCTCTCCTTCTGGTCCTACATCATCATCCTCAACACCGTTGTGCCCATTTCACTCTATGTCAG TGTGGAGGTCATCCGTCTGGGCCACAGCTACTTCATCAACTGGGATAAGAAGATGTTCTGCATGAAGAAGCGGACGCCTGCAGAAGCCCGCACCACCACCCTAAACGAGGAGCTGGGCCAGGTGGAGTACATCTTCTCCGACAAGACGGGGACCCTCACCCAGAACATCATGTTTTTCAACAAGTGCTCCATCAATGGCCGTAGCTATG GTGATGTGTTTGATGTCCTGGGACACAAAGCTGAATTGGGAGAG AGGCCTGAATCTGTCGACTTCTCCTTCAATCCTCTGGCCGACAAGAAGTTCTTATTTTGGGACCCCAGCCTGCTGGAGGCTGTCAAGATCGGGGACCCCCACACGCATGAGTTCTTCCGCCTCCTTTCCCTGTGTCATACTGTCATGTCAGAAGAAAAAAACGAAG GAGAGCTGTACTACAAAGCTCAGTCCCCAGATGAGGGGGCCCTGGTCACCGCAGCCAGgaactttggttttgttttccgcTCTCGCACCCCCAAAACGATCACCGTCCATGAGATGGGCACAGCCATCACCTACCAGCTGCTGGCCATCCTGGACTTCAACAACATCCGCAAGCGGATGTCGGTCATAG TGCGGAATCCAGAGGGGAAGATCCGACTCTACTGCAAAGGGGCTGACACTATCCTACTCGACAGACTGCACCACTCCACTCAAGAGCTGCTCAACACCACCATGGACCACCTTAAT GAGTACGCAGGGGAAGGGCTGAGGACCCTGGTGCTGGCCTACAAGGATCTGGATGAAGAGTACTACGAGGAGTGGGCTGAGCGACgcctccaggccagcctggcccaggACAGCCGGGAGGACAGGCTGGCTAGCATCTACGAGGAGGTTGAGAACAACATGATG CTGCTGGGTGCAACGGCCATTGAGGACAAGCTTCAGCAAGGGGTTCCAGAGACCATTGCCCTCCTGACACTGGCCAACATCAAGATTTGGGTGCTAACCGGAGACAAGCAAG AGACGGCTGTGAACATCGGCTATTCCTGCAAGATGCTGACAGACGACATGACCGAGGTTTTCATAGTCACTGGCCGTACTGTCCTGGAGGTGCGGGAGGAGCTCAG GAAAGCCCGGGAGAAGATGATGGACTCATCCCGCTCCGTAGGCAACGGCTTCACCTACCAGGAGAAGCTTTCTTCTTCCAAGCTAACTTCTGTCCTGGAGGCCATTGCTGGGGAGTACGCCCTGGTCATCAATGGTCACAGCCTG GCCCACGCACTGGAGGCAGACATGGAGCTGGAGTTTCTGGAGACAGCGTGTGCCTGCAAAGCTGTCATCTGCTGCCGGGTGACCCCCTTGCAGAAGGCACAGGTGGTAGAACTGGTCAAGAAGTACAAGAAGGCTGTGACGCTTGCCATTGGAGACGGAGCCAATGATGTCAGCATGATCAAAA CCGCTCACATTGGTGTGGGGATCAGTGGGCAGGAAGGGATCCAGGCTGTCTTGGCCTCCGATTACTCCTTCTCCCAGTTCAAGTTCCTGCAGCGCCTCCTGCTGGTGCATGGGCGCTGGTCCTACCTGCGAATGTGCAAGTTTCTTTGCTATTTCTTCTACAAAAACTTTGCTTTCACCATGGTCCACTTCTGGTTTGGCTTCTTCTGCGGCTTCTCAGCCCAG ACCGTCTATGACCAGTATTTCATCACCCTGTATAACATCGTGTACACCTCCCTGCCAGTCCTGGCTATGGGGGTCTTTGATCAG GATGTCCCCGAGCAGCGGAGCATGGAGTACCCTAAGCTATATGAGCCGGGCCAGCTGAACCTTCTCTTCAACAAGCGGGAGTTCTTCATCTGCATCGCCCAGGGCATCTACACCTCCGTACTCATGTTCTTCATTCCCTACGGGGTGTTTGCCGATGCCACCCGGGATGATGGCACTCAGCTGGCTGACTACCAGTCCTTTGCAGTCACTGTGGCCACATCCTTGGTCATTGTGGTTAGCGTGCAG ATTGGGCTGGACACAGGCTACTGGACGGCCATCAACCACTTCTTCATCTGGGGCAGCCTTGCTGTTTACTTTGCCATCCTCTTTGCCATGCACAGCAATGGGCTCTTCGACATGTTTCCCAACCAGTTCCGGTTTGTGG GGAATGCCCAGAACACCTTGGCCCAGCCCACGGTGTGGCTGACCATTGTGCTCACCACGGTCGTCTGCATCATGCCGGTGGTTGCCTTTCGATTCCTCAGGCTCAACCTGAAGCCGGATCTCTCCGACACG GTCCGCTACACGCAGCTCGTGAGGAAGAAGCAGAAGGCCCAGCACCGCTGCATGCGGCGGGTTGGCCGCACAGGCTCCCGGCGCTCCGGCTATGCCTTCTCCCACCAGGAGGGCTTCGGGGAGCTCATCATGTCTGGCAAGAACATGCGGCTGAGCTCTCTCGCGCTCTCCAGCTTCACCACCCGCTCCAGCTCCAGCTGGATTGAGAGCCTGCGCAGGAAGAAGAGTGACAGTGCCAGTAGCCCCAGTGGTGGTGCCGACAAGCCCCTCAAGGGCTGA